A single genomic interval of Paenibacillus macerans harbors:
- a CDS encoding NifU family protein, with protein sequence MSENVQDRLYDEVSEVLDKLRPFLQRDGGDVELVDVEDGIVKLKLMGACGSCPSSTITLKAGIERALFEEVEGVEEVVQVF encoded by the coding sequence ATGAGCGAAAATGTACAAGATAGATTGTATGACGAAGTTTCCGAAGTGCTCGACAAACTGCGTCCTTTCCTGCAACGCGATGGCGGCGACGTTGAATTGGTCGACGTGGAGGACGGTATCGTCAAACTGAAACTGATGGGTGCCTGCGGCAGCTGCCCAAGCTCCACCATCACGCTCAAAGCGGGGATCGAACGCGCCCTGTTTGAAGAAGTGGAAGGCGTGGAAGAGGTAGTCCAAGTATTCTAA
- a CDS encoding YuzB family protein, with amino-acid sequence MKPIIEFCANNAGFGTGEAIRKVRELQDCDVYEYGCLTNCGTCFMFPYVLVDGEPVEAENADRLYERILLKIKESASAD; translated from the coding sequence GTGAAGCCGATTATTGAATTTTGTGCAAACAATGCCGGTTTTGGGACCGGCGAGGCGATCCGCAAAGTGCGTGAATTGCAGGATTGCGATGTTTACGAATACGGCTGCCTGACCAACTGCGGTACCTGCTTTATGTTCCCATACGTGCTGGTCGACGGGGAGCCGGTGGAGGCGGAAAACGCCGACCGGCTGTATGAGCGGATTCTGCTGAAAATTAAGGAATCCGCGTCCGCGGACTAA
- a CDS encoding NAD(P)/FAD-dependent oxidoreductase, producing MKKQFVVLGGGYGGTTVIHELFKGRRIPSDIQVVLVDRMPFQSLKTEYYALAAGTASDHELRVSFPDYPGLTIKFGEVASVDLEQRRILFQDGEPLEYDQLVIALGCTDNFHGIPGAAEYSYTIQSFAAVRETYLRLNNAKPYSKINIVGGGLSGVEVAAELRESRPDLNIAIIDHGSRVLSAFPPKLSEYVEKWFHEHEVETLSHIAIQSLEPGVIHHEQGDILSDVTVWTAGIRPVDIVQALDVAKDRQGRVLLNEYHQIPEHPEVFVCGDCASLPFSPSAQAAEGQGHQIAQVASALWPGEQPRLHPIKLKGTLGSLGKKAGFGLMGKTQVKGRVPRLLKSGVLWMSKHHIG from the coding sequence ATGAAGAAGCAGTTCGTTGTTCTTGGCGGAGGGTACGGCGGAACGACCGTGATTCACGAGCTGTTCAAAGGCCGCCGCATCCCTTCGGACATACAAGTCGTCCTCGTTGATCGAATGCCCTTTCAAAGCTTAAAAACCGAATACTACGCCCTGGCGGCAGGAACCGCCTCGGACCATGAATTGCGGGTTTCTTTTCCCGATTATCCCGGGCTTACGATCAAATTCGGGGAAGTCGCCTCGGTGGATTTGGAGCAGCGGCGCATTTTATTTCAAGACGGCGAACCGTTGGAATATGACCAGTTGGTGATCGCCCTGGGATGCACCGACAATTTCCACGGGATTCCCGGAGCGGCGGAGTATTCTTACACCATCCAGTCGTTCGCCGCGGTTCGCGAAACGTATTTGCGGCTGAACAACGCGAAGCCGTACAGTAAAATCAACATCGTCGGCGGCGGACTCAGCGGCGTCGAAGTCGCCGCCGAGCTGCGGGAAAGCCGGCCGGACCTGAACATCGCCATCATTGACCACGGTTCGCGCGTGCTCTCCGCTTTTCCGCCGAAGCTTTCGGAATATGTGGAGAAATGGTTCCATGAGCATGAGGTTGAAACGCTGTCCCATATAGCGATTCAATCCCTCGAACCCGGGGTCATTCACCATGAACAAGGCGACATCCTTTCCGATGTCACCGTCTGGACGGCCGGCATCCGCCCCGTCGACATCGTACAGGCGCTGGATGTGGCCAAGGATCGCCAGGGCCGCGTGCTGCTGAACGAATACCATCAAATTCCGGAGCATCCGGAAGTGTTCGTGTGCGGCGACTGCGCCAGCCTGCCGTTTTCGCCCAGCGCGCAGGCGGCCGAAGGACAAGGCCATCAAATCGCTCAAGTCGCCTCCGCGTTGTGGCCCGGCGAACAGCCCCGGCTGCACCCGATCAAGCTGAAAGGGACGCTGGGCTCCTTGGGCAAAAAAGCCGGTTTCGGCCTCATGGGCAAAACGCAGGTGAAGGGCCGCGTCCCGCGCCTGCTCAAAAGCGGCGTGCTGTGGATGTCCAAGCATCATATTGGATAA
- the mqnE gene encoding aminofutalosine synthase MqnE: MSTVVTPNTEQKMAEIADKVRRGERLTLEDGVYLYESDDILTIGQLANEVNLRKNGKKVYFIENMSLYFTNVCESHCAFCSFRKDQGEEGAYTLSGEEMVAFVEQHITPGVREFHIVGGHNNHVPFQYYVDSLKALKERFPDVTLKAYTAAEIEFFTRLSGLSTKEVLVELQKAGLQSLTGGGAEILSDQYREKMKVEKANVQQYLDVHRTAHELGMKTPTTMLYGSIESYEDRIRHMIQIRELQDETGGFSVFIPLSMQPRNKNASIMRRNSAYEDLKTIAISRLMLDNIQHIKAYFINIGVQLTQVALTFGASDVHGTILKEQISHAAGAQTPEGLTLKELIWLVKGAGRIPVERDTFYNEIKVYE; encoded by the coding sequence ATGTCCACAGTCGTCACCCCCAACACGGAGCAAAAAATGGCGGAAATTGCCGATAAAGTACGCCGCGGGGAACGCCTCACTCTGGAGGACGGGGTCTATCTATATGAAAGCGACGATATATTGACTATTGGGCAATTAGCCAATGAGGTCAATTTGCGGAAAAACGGCAAAAAGGTCTATTTTATCGAAAATATGAGCCTGTACTTTACGAATGTATGCGAGTCGCACTGCGCGTTTTGCAGCTTCCGCAAAGATCAGGGCGAAGAAGGAGCATACACACTGTCCGGCGAGGAAATGGTTGCTTTCGTGGAGCAGCACATTACCCCCGGCGTTCGAGAATTCCATATCGTAGGTGGGCATAATAATCATGTTCCTTTTCAATATTATGTGGATTCGCTCAAAGCGCTGAAGGAGCGTTTTCCGGATGTGACGCTCAAGGCGTATACGGCGGCGGAAATCGAGTTTTTCACCCGGCTTAGCGGCCTCAGCACCAAGGAAGTGCTGGTGGAGCTGCAAAAAGCCGGCCTGCAGTCGTTAACCGGCGGCGGCGCGGAAATTTTATCCGACCAATACCGGGAAAAAATGAAGGTGGAGAAAGCGAATGTCCAGCAGTATTTGGACGTTCACCGGACCGCTCACGAGCTAGGCATGAAAACGCCTACGACGATGCTGTACGGATCGATCGAATCGTATGAGGACCGGATTCGCCACATGATTCAAATCCGCGAGCTTCAGGACGAGACCGGCGGATTCAGCGTGTTTATTCCGCTGTCCATGCAGCCGCGCAACAAAAACGCCAGCATTATGCGCCGGAATTCCGCGTACGAGGATCTCAAAACGATCGCGATCAGCCGGCTGATGCTCGACAATATCCAGCATATCAAGGCGTATTTCATCAATATCGGCGTGCAGCTGACGCAAGTCGCCCTCACGTTCGGAGCCTCCGACGTGCACGGCACGATTTTGAAGGAGCAAATCAGCCACGCAGCCGGAGCGCAAACGCCGGAAGGGCTCACGCTGAAAGAGCTGATCTGGCTCGTCAAAGGGGCCGGGCGCATCCCGGTGGAGCGGGACACGTTCTACAACGAAATCAAAGTTTACGAATAA
- a CDS encoding HesB/IscA family protein, translated as MITISDSALARIKDMLAEEETPNMFLRVGVNPGGCSGFSYGMGLDDQESEDDVYMDVKGLKVVVDKESIRYLNGLEIDFKESGMSGGFTIHNPNAIATCGCGQSFRFKDEEGQPQPCD; from the coding sequence ATGATTACGATTAGCGACAGCGCATTGGCGCGGATTAAAGATATGCTCGCTGAGGAGGAAACGCCGAACATGTTCCTTCGCGTCGGGGTCAATCCCGGCGGCTGCAGCGGTTTTTCATATGGCATGGGACTCGACGATCAGGAAAGCGAAGACGACGTGTACATGGATGTCAAAGGGCTTAAAGTGGTGGTCGATAAGGAGAGCATCCGTTATCTGAACGGGCTGGAGATCGATTTCAAGGAATCCGGCATGAGCGGCGGCTTCACCATCCACAACCCAAACGCCATCGCCACCTGCGGCTGCGGACAGTCGTTCCGCTTTAAAGATGAGGAGGGGCAGCCGCAGCCTTGTGATTGA
- a CDS encoding helix-turn-helix domain-containing protein translates to MALKVKVTFGELLAERGMSLNELSTRSNVRRAALSELVNGKRENINFEHIVKIAEALGTNDISKIIMLVDSEK, encoded by the coding sequence ATGGCATTGAAAGTAAAGGTCACTTTTGGGGAACTTCTCGCAGAAAGAGGTATGTCATTAAATGAACTTTCGACGCGGTCAAACGTGCGGCGAGCTGCTCTTTCGGAATTAGTCAACGGAAAGCGGGAAAACATCAATTTTGAACATATTGTTAAAATAGCTGAAGCATTGGGAACTAACGATATAAGCAAGATCATAATGCTGGTTGATAGTGAAAAATGA